In one Antennarius striatus isolate MH-2024 chromosome 1, ASM4005453v1, whole genome shotgun sequence genomic region, the following are encoded:
- the LOC137592903 gene encoding tripartite motif-containing protein 16-like, translating into MAQKVAYLDQDPFSCSICVDLLKDPATIPCGHTYCMSCIKSQWDDEGKKKIYRCPQCRKTFRPRPVLEKNTTLAVLVEKLKTRLQDAPSDQCYSGPKDVTCDVCTVRKSKATKSCVVCLVSYCEIHLQPHLEVASLMKHKLVDPSKILQESRCPHHNEVMKLFCRSDQQCICYLCSVEEHKGHDIVSVAAERTERKTEVKVNRVQIQQRLQDRQRHLKALQQMVEGINRSADKALEDSEKIFTDLMCLVEKVKCDVEQQIKSRQQTEVSRVKELEEELKQEITELKMKDTEVEQLSHTEDHFLHHPSPTVVSDPTNSPSINNYPFRYFEDVMAAVSELRDQLQDILVEGGTNISVTVTNVDVLLPQPEPKTRDEFLKYSRKITLDPNTAHTLLLLSEGNRQVTRMSQDQGFAQHPDRFTDWWQVLSREHLIGRCYWEVEWRGGECGIAVAYKNIGRAGRSDECRFGGNDKSWMLDCVTNKYQFYHNRILTPVSGPCSSRVGVYLDHSAGILSFYSISSTMTLLHRVHTTFTQPLYAGLWLFYYKTTAELC; encoded by the coding sequence ATGGCTCAGAAAGTAGCTTACCTGGACCAAGATCCCTTCTCTTGTTCTATCTGTGTGGATCTATTGAAGGATCCGGCGACCATTCCCTGTGGACACACCTACTGTATGAGCTGTATTAAAAGTCAATGGGATGAcgagggaaagaagaaaatctaCAGGTGTCCTCAGTGCAGGAAAACATTCAGGCCAAGGCCTGTCCTGGAGAAAAACACCACGTTGGCAGTTTTAGTGGAGAAACTGAAGACTCGGCTCCAAGACGCTCCTTCTGATCAGTGCTACTCTGGACCTAAAGATGTGACCTGTGACGTCTGCACTGTGAGGAAATCGAAAGCCACCAAGTCCTGTGTCGTTTGCCTGGTCTCTTACTGTGAAATACACCTCCAACCTCATTTAGAGGTAGCTTCACTCATGAAACACAAGCTAGTGGATCCCTCAAAGATACTTCAGGAAAGCAGGTGTCCTCATCATAATGAGGTGATGAAGCTCTTCTGTCGTAGCGATCAGCAGTGTATCTGTTACCTGTGTTCTGTGGAGGAACATAAGGGTCACGACATAGTCTCAGTTGCAGCAGAGCGGActgagaggaagacagaggtcAAAGTGAATCGAGTACAGATCCAGCAGAGACTCCAGGACAGACAGCGACACTTGAAGGCACTTCAACAGATGGTGGAGGGTATCAATCGTTCCGCTGATAAAGCCCTGGAGGACAGTGAGAAGATCTTCACTGATCTTATGTGTCTTGTAGAGAAAGTTAAGTGTGATGTGGAGCAGCAGATCAAATCCCGACAGCAAACTGAAGTTAGTCGAGTCAAAGAACTcgaggaggagctgaagcagGAGATCACTGAGCTGAAGATGAAAGACACAGAGGTGGAgcagctctcacacacagaGGATCACTTTCTGCATCATCCCTCACCTACAGTAGTCAGTGACCCGACAAACTCACCCAGCATCAATAACTACCCATTTAGATACTTTGAGGATGTGATGGCTGCCGTGTCAGAGCTCAGAGATCAACTACAGGATATCTTGGTGGAGGGAGGGACAAACATTTCAGTGACAGTGacaaatgttgatgttttactGCCACAACCAGAACCCAAGACCAGAGACGAATTCTTAAAATATTCTCGTAAAATCACACTGGATCCAAATACGGCTCACACACTGCTGTTGTTATCAGAGGGGAACAGACAAGTAACAAGAATGAGTCAAGATCAAGGTTTTGCACAGCACCCAGACAGATTCACTGATTGGTGGCAGGTTCTGAGTAGAGAGCATCTGATTGGACGTTGTTACTGGGAGGTGGAATGGCGAGGTGGAGAGTGTGGTATAGCAGTCGCATACAAGAATATTGGCAGAGCAGGGAGATCAGATGAGTGTAGATTTGGAGGAAATGACAAATCTTGGATGCTAGATTGTGTGACAAACAAATACCAGTTTTATCACAACAGAATCCTGACTCCTGTCTCAGGCCCTTGTTCCTCCAGAGTAGGAGTGTACTTGGATCACAGTGCAGGTATTCTGTCCTTCTACAGCATCTCTTCAACCATGACTCTCCTCCACCGAGTTCATACGACATTCACTCAGCCTCTGTATGCTGGACTGTGGCTTTTCTATTATAAAACTACTGCTGAATTGTGTTAA
- the lctla gene encoding lactase-like a isoform X1 codes for MLQQCILRPYYVLALVLCVSANDDFDWTKNERSSFYFGTFPTGFSWGAGTSAYQTEGAWNIDGKGMSIWDAFAHKNGKIFANDTGDSSCEGYYKFKDDISLMKEMKLNHYRFSISWPRILPSGLKSEHINEKGIKYYDDLINMLLDNKITPVVTLYHWDLPQVLQEKYGGWQNISMVNYFNDFANLCFERFGNRVKYWITFSNPWSVAVEGYETGEHAPGLKLRGTGAYKAAHHIIKAHAKVWHSYDLQWRNKQKGLVGISLTADWGEPVDITNQRDIEAAERYIQFYLGWFATPLFNGDYPQVMKDYIGRKSGQQGLGASRLPVFSPQEKSYIKGTCDFLGLGHFTTRYITVKNYPSGLGDSYFADRDLAELVDPQWPDPGSEWLYAVPWGFRRLLNFIKTQYGNPMIYVTENGVSEKMLCTDLCDDWRMKYFKDYINEMLKAIKDGVNVKGYTAWSLLDNFEWDEGYSERFGLYYVDFRNKNKPRYPKASVQFYKRIISSNGFPNQREVDSWKRKAIESCTSSNQLLAADPLIGHMEMVTEIVVPTVCTLCILLSAVFLMFLLRGRL; via the exons ATGCTGCAGCAGTGCATCCTGAGGCCCTACTATGTGCTTGCTCTGGTGCTGTGTGTGTCGGCCAATGATGACTTTGACTGGACCAAGAATGAAAGATCGTCATTCTACTTTGGCACATTTCCAACCG GATTCTCCTGGGGAGCCGGGACGTCTGCCTATCAGACTGAAGGAGCTTGGAATATAGATGGAAAAGGAATGAGCATATGGGATGCATTTGCGCACAAAAATGggaaaatatttgcaaatgaCACAGGAGACTCCTCCTGTGAGGGATACTACAAATTTAAG gatgACATTTCCCTGATGAAGGAGATGAAGCTGAATCACTACCGTTTCTCCATTTCCTGGCCAAGGATTTTACCAAGTGGACTGAAAA GCGAACACATCAATGAAAAGGGAATCAAATATTACGACGACCTGATAAACATGCTGCTGGACAACAAGATCACACCTGTGGTTACACTGTACCACTGGGATTTACCTCAG GTCTTGCAGGAGAAGTATGGTGGCTGGCAGAACATCAGCATGGTGAATTATTTCAATGACTTTGCCAACTTGTGCTTTGAGAGATTTGGAAACAGAGTGAAGTACTGGATCACTTTCAGCAATCCATGG TCTGTTGCTGTGGAAGGATATGAAACCGGGGAGCATGCACCTGGATTGAAGCTGAGGGGAACAGGAGCCTACAAAGCTGCTCACCACATCATAAAG GCACATGCCAAAGTTTGGCACTCTTATGACCTGCAATGgcgaaacaaacaaaaag gcTTGGTGGGGATCTCACTAACAGCTGACTGGGGGGAACCTGTGGACATCACCAACCAGAGGGACATTGAAGCTGCAGAGAGATACATACAGTTCTATTTGGGATGGTTTGCTACTCCCCTCTTTAATGGAGACTACCCCCAGGTCATGAAAGATTATATTG GCAGGAAAAGTGGCCAGCAGGGCCTGGGGGCTTCAAGGCTTCCTGTCTTCTCACCCCAGGAGAAGAGTTACATTAAGGGAACCTGCGACTTCTTAGGCCTGGGTCATTTCACTACCCGCTATATCACCGTGAAAAATTACCCATCAGGCCTTGGAGATAGCTACTTTGCAGATCGTGACCTGGCTGAACTGGTTGACCCACAGTGGCCTGATCCTGGTTCTGAATGGCTCTATGCTGTTCCCTGGGGCTTCCGACGCTTGCTGAATTTTATCAAG ACCCAGTATGGAAACCCCATGATATATGTGACAGAAAATGGTGTCTCAGAGAAGATGCTCTGCACAGACCTCTGCGATGACTGGAGGATGAAGTATTTTAAAGATTACATCAATGAAATGCTTAAAG CTATTAAGGATGGAGTGAATGTGAAGGGCTACACTGCCTGGTCTCTACTCGACAACTTTGAGTGGGATGAAGGGTATTCTGAGAGGTTTGGCCTCTATTATGTAGACttcaggaacaaaaacaaaccgcGCTATCCAAAGGCATCTGTCCAGTTTTACAAACGCATCATCAGCTCTAATGGCTTTCCCAATCAGAGAGAG GTGGACAGTTGGAAGAGAAAAGCCATAGAAAGTTGCACCTCCAGTAACCAGCTCCTGGCTGCAG ATCCATTGATAGGTCACATGGAGATGGTCACAGAAATCGTGGTTCCAACTGTGTGCACGCTCTGCATCCTCCTGAGTGCAGTATTCCTCATGTTCCTGCTGCGCGGACGCCTCTGA
- the lctla gene encoding lactase-like a isoform X2 — translation MLQQCILRPYYVLALVLCVSANDDFDWTKNERSSFYFGTFPTGFSWGAGTSAYQTEGAWNIDGKGMSIWDAFAHKNGKIFANDTGDSSCEGYYKFKDDISLMKEMKLNHYRFSISWPRILPSGLKSEHINEKGIKYYDDLINMLLDNKITPVVTLYHWDLPQVLQEKYGGWQNISMVNYFNDFANLCFERFGNRVKYWITFSNPWSVAVEGYETGEHAPGLKLRGTGAYKAAHHIIKAHAKVWHSYDLQWRNKQKGLVGISLTADWGEPVDITNQRDIEAAERYIQFYLGWFATPLFNGDYPQVMKDYIGRKSGQQGLGASRLPVFSPQEKSYIKGTCDFLGLGHFTTRYITVKNYPSGLGDSYFADRDLAELVDPQWPDPGSEWLYAVPWGFRRLLNFIKTQYGNPMIYVTENGVSEKMLCTDLCDDWRMKYFKDYINEMLKAIKDGVNVKGYTAWSLLDNFEWDEGYSERFGLYYVDFRNKNKPRYPKASVQFYKRIISSNGFPNQREVDSWKRKAIESCTSSNQLLAAARRKSQENQEHAGMLKSWPVHDEV, via the exons ATGCTGCAGCAGTGCATCCTGAGGCCCTACTATGTGCTTGCTCTGGTGCTGTGTGTGTCGGCCAATGATGACTTTGACTGGACCAAGAATGAAAGATCGTCATTCTACTTTGGCACATTTCCAACCG GATTCTCCTGGGGAGCCGGGACGTCTGCCTATCAGACTGAAGGAGCTTGGAATATAGATGGAAAAGGAATGAGCATATGGGATGCATTTGCGCACAAAAATGggaaaatatttgcaaatgaCACAGGAGACTCCTCCTGTGAGGGATACTACAAATTTAAG gatgACATTTCCCTGATGAAGGAGATGAAGCTGAATCACTACCGTTTCTCCATTTCCTGGCCAAGGATTTTACCAAGTGGACTGAAAA GCGAACACATCAATGAAAAGGGAATCAAATATTACGACGACCTGATAAACATGCTGCTGGACAACAAGATCACACCTGTGGTTACACTGTACCACTGGGATTTACCTCAG GTCTTGCAGGAGAAGTATGGTGGCTGGCAGAACATCAGCATGGTGAATTATTTCAATGACTTTGCCAACTTGTGCTTTGAGAGATTTGGAAACAGAGTGAAGTACTGGATCACTTTCAGCAATCCATGG TCTGTTGCTGTGGAAGGATATGAAACCGGGGAGCATGCACCTGGATTGAAGCTGAGGGGAACAGGAGCCTACAAAGCTGCTCACCACATCATAAAG GCACATGCCAAAGTTTGGCACTCTTATGACCTGCAATGgcgaaacaaacaaaaag gcTTGGTGGGGATCTCACTAACAGCTGACTGGGGGGAACCTGTGGACATCACCAACCAGAGGGACATTGAAGCTGCAGAGAGATACATACAGTTCTATTTGGGATGGTTTGCTACTCCCCTCTTTAATGGAGACTACCCCCAGGTCATGAAAGATTATATTG GCAGGAAAAGTGGCCAGCAGGGCCTGGGGGCTTCAAGGCTTCCTGTCTTCTCACCCCAGGAGAAGAGTTACATTAAGGGAACCTGCGACTTCTTAGGCCTGGGTCATTTCACTACCCGCTATATCACCGTGAAAAATTACCCATCAGGCCTTGGAGATAGCTACTTTGCAGATCGTGACCTGGCTGAACTGGTTGACCCACAGTGGCCTGATCCTGGTTCTGAATGGCTCTATGCTGTTCCCTGGGGCTTCCGACGCTTGCTGAATTTTATCAAG ACCCAGTATGGAAACCCCATGATATATGTGACAGAAAATGGTGTCTCAGAGAAGATGCTCTGCACAGACCTCTGCGATGACTGGAGGATGAAGTATTTTAAAGATTACATCAATGAAATGCTTAAAG CTATTAAGGATGGAGTGAATGTGAAGGGCTACACTGCCTGGTCTCTACTCGACAACTTTGAGTGGGATGAAGGGTATTCTGAGAGGTTTGGCCTCTATTATGTAGACttcaggaacaaaaacaaaccgcGCTATCCAAAGGCATCTGTCCAGTTTTACAAACGCATCATCAGCTCTAATGGCTTTCCCAATCAGAGAGAG GTGGACAGTTGGAAGAGAAAAGCCATAGAAAGTTGCACCTCCAGTAACCAGCTCCTGGCTGCAG CTAGAAGAAAGTCCCAAGAAAATCAGGAACATGCAGGAATGCTAAAGTCTTGGCCAGTGCATGATGAAGTTTAG
- the crybgx gene encoding crystallin beta gamma X produces MNIFTKVPGLVQQTSKLGSVLQRAFYGSSGRVTLFEQRNFAGRRLDLSSDCARLSDKNFPERCNSVQVESGAWVGYEHENFRGRQYLWDMSERGEYNCYDKWCAQVDHVSSVRSVKQDNNPARAQLFERAGFSGKKMEIQDDIPNLMSRYSLNRVASIRVLGGAWAVYQEPNYRGPHYILEKRDYNNFSDWGSQNNTVGSMRRVRFS; encoded by the exons ATGAACATCTTTACGAAGGTCCCTGGATTAGTCCAACAAACCAG CAAGCTGGGTTCTGTGCTCCAACGTGCCTTTTACGGGTCCAGTGGGAGG GTGACCCTTTTCGAGCAGCGGAACTTCGCTGGCAGACGGCTGGACCTGAGCTCTGACTGCGCTCGGCTGAGTGACAAGAACTTCCCTGAGAGATGTAACTCTGTACAAGTGGAGAGCGGAGC ATGGGTTGGTTATGAGCATGAGAACTTCCGGGGCCGTCAGTACCTGTGGGACATGTCCGAGCGGGGAGAGTACAACTGCTACGACAAGTGGTGCGCTCAGGTTGACCACGTCTCCTCCGTCCGTTCTGTGAAGCAG GACAATAACCCTGCCAGAGCTCAGCTGTTTGAGCGAGCCGGCTTCTCTGGTAAGAAGATGGAGATTCAGGACGACATTCCCAACCTGATGAGCCGTTACAGCCTCAACAGAGTCGCCTCGATCCGAGTCCTCGGAGGAGC GTGGGCAGTGTATCAGGAACCAAACTACAGGGGCCCTCATTACATCCTGGAGAAGCGTGATTATAACAACTTCTCTGACTGGGGCAGCCAGAACAACACTGTGGGCTCGATGCGTCGAGTTCGCTTCAGCTGA